The following proteins are co-located in the Pseudomonas fluorescens genome:
- a CDS encoding ribonuclease E inhibitor RraB yields MSTAYQEDISTNVLRRMKEGGFDFSRFHPIEFYAIFPDEERARRAAGRFRGESLNAQVSARDDGAWYLELSKIMFATYDGIGDFEQDFEAVVEPLGGIIEGWGVKQEVRGLPM; encoded by the coding sequence ATGAGCACAGCCTATCAAGAAGACATCAGCACCAACGTACTGCGCCGCATGAAAGAGGGCGGCTTTGACTTCTCGCGTTTTCACCCCATTGAGTTCTACGCCATATTCCCGGATGAGGAACGGGCGCGCAGGGCTGCGGGTCGATTTCGTGGGGAATCCCTGAATGCCCAGGTCAGCGCGCGCGATGATGGCGCCTGGTACCTGGAGCTGAGCAAAATCATGTTCGCAACCTACGACGGTATAGGAGACTTCGAGCAGGACTTTGAAGCGGTGGTCGAGCCGCTGGGCGGAATCATCGAAGGGTGGGGCGTCAAGCAGGAGGTGCGTGGGTTACCCATGTAG
- a CDS encoding START domain-containing protein, which produces MGSLKRMAVLCGFTVLFAATAQAEDWQVVKDEDGIKVSLSEVAGSKYKAYRGVTLIKAPVAKIQALQEDVAGACSWIHECKSQKLLKTEGDKSWTYTQFKAPFPVTDRDSILEITTSKAADGTVTRKLLEVPTYQPEVKGYVRVAQVDGYWKLVPKGDNQTEVTYQVHTEPGGSVPSWLANKFVVDAPFNTLKALKAHAEK; this is translated from the coding sequence ATGGGTTCGCTGAAACGAATGGCTGTGTTGTGCGGTTTTACGGTGTTATTTGCGGCCACTGCCCAGGCGGAAGATTGGCAAGTCGTCAAGGACGAAGACGGTATCAAGGTGTCCCTGAGCGAAGTCGCCGGTTCCAAATACAAGGCGTATCGCGGTGTAACCCTGATCAAGGCGCCCGTCGCCAAGATCCAGGCCCTGCAGGAAGACGTGGCCGGTGCCTGCTCCTGGATTCACGAATGCAAATCGCAAAAACTGCTCAAGACCGAAGGTGACAAGAGCTGGACCTACACCCAGTTCAAGGCACCGTTCCCGGTCACCGACCGCGATTCGATCCTTGAGATCACCACGTCCAAGGCCGCCGATGGCACTGTGACCCGCAAACTGCTGGAAGTGCCGACCTATCAGCCGGAAGTCAAAGGCTACGTGCGCGTTGCCCAGGTGGACGGTTATTGGAAGCTGGTGCCCAAAGGCGACAACCAGACCGAAGTCACCTACCAGGTGCACACCGAGCCAGGCGGCAGTGTGCCGTCGTGGCTGGCCAACAAGTTTGTGGTGGACGCGCCGTTCAACACCTTGAAAGCCTTGAAAGCACACGCTGAAAAATAA
- a CDS encoding YkgJ family cysteine cluster protein, which translates to MKCREGCGACCIAPSISSPLPGMPHGKPAGERCLHLSVEQLCLLFGQPERPAVCSDFKADLEVCGHDQADAIRLIGWWEQMTAA; encoded by the coding sequence ATGAAATGCCGTGAAGGCTGTGGCGCCTGCTGCATCGCCCCCTCCATCAGTTCGCCCTTACCTGGAATGCCCCACGGCAAACCGGCAGGCGAACGCTGCCTGCACCTGTCGGTCGAACAGCTATGCCTGTTGTTCGGGCAGCCGGAGCGACCAGCGGTGTGCAGTGACTTCAAGGCAGACCTTGAGGTGTGTGGCCACGATCAAGCCGATGCGATCCGCTTGATCGGCTGGTGGGAGCAGATGACGGCGGCTTGA
- a CDS encoding aminotransferase-like domain-containing protein — translation MTNLLLYQRIAQQLAEDIRRGVYQPGERVPSVRKMSSQLNVSHATVLQAYANLEDQGLIRARPQSGYYVHQTPALTAPTPDIARVERPGLVTRSSIIQQVLVESRREGVFPLGAAVPSVDYLPVRALHQQLAKVTRFQSPRAFSYMFSPGFEPLRRQVAIRMRDAGVVVDPSEVVITHGCVDALQMSLRVLTRPGDLIAAESPTYYGLLQLADLLGLKVIEIPSDPSTGMSLEALQLAANQWSIKALVLTTRLSNPLGATMPEERQKQLLRLASDFDIQIVEDDIYGELMFELGRTKALKAYDRLDRVIYCSSFSKTLSPGVRIGWMIAGKYQQEIQRLQMFSTHSACSVTQMGVAAYLENGGYDRHLRYIRQEYRKNLSAFQLAVQQYFPEGTQMTRPTGGFILWVSLPGRVNTQELHVRALQQGISIAPGVIFSNTEQFNHCIRLNCGTPWNREAERALMTLGMLANQLCQETAAGF, via the coding sequence ATGACCAATCTGTTGCTTTACCAACGTATTGCCCAGCAACTGGCTGAGGACATCCGGCGCGGTGTTTATCAACCCGGTGAGCGCGTGCCTTCGGTGCGCAAGATGAGTTCACAGCTCAACGTCAGCCACGCCACGGTGTTGCAGGCCTACGCCAACCTGGAAGACCAGGGGCTGATCCGGGCGCGGCCGCAATCGGGTTATTACGTGCACCAGACGCCCGCACTCACGGCGCCCACGCCGGACATTGCGCGGGTCGAGCGGCCGGGGTTGGTCACCCGCAGCAGCATCATCCAGCAGGTATTGGTCGAGTCGCGCCGTGAGGGCGTGTTCCCGTTGGGCGCGGCGGTGCCGAGTGTCGACTACTTGCCGGTACGGGCGCTGCACCAACAGTTGGCCAAGGTCACACGCTTCCAGAGCCCGCGGGCATTCAGCTATATGTTCAGCCCCGGCTTTGAACCGCTGCGGCGCCAGGTGGCGATTCGCATGCGCGATGCCGGCGTGGTCGTCGACCCCTCCGAAGTGGTGATTACCCACGGTTGTGTCGATGCCTTGCAGATGTCCTTGCGGGTGCTGACCCGTCCTGGCGACTTGATTGCCGCCGAGTCCCCGACGTATTACGGCTTGCTGCAATTGGCCGACCTGCTGGGCCTCAAAGTCATCGAGATCCCCAGTGACCCCTCCACCGGCATGAGCCTTGAAGCCCTGCAACTGGCGGCGAACCAATGGTCGATCAAGGCGTTGGTGCTGACCACGCGCCTGAGTAATCCGCTGGGCGCGACCATGCCCGAAGAGCGCCAGAAACAGTTGCTGCGCCTGGCCTCGGATTTCGATATTCAGATCGTCGAGGACGATATCTACGGCGAGCTGATGTTCGAACTGGGTCGCACCAAGGCGCTGAAAGCCTATGACCGCCTGGACCGGGTGATCTATTGCTCGAGCTTTTCCAAGACCTTGTCCCCTGGCGTGCGCATCGGCTGGATGATCGCCGGCAAGTACCAGCAGGAAATCCAGCGGTTGCAGATGTTCAGTACCCACTCGGCGTGCAGCGTGACGCAGATGGGCGTCGCGGCGTACCTGGAGAACGGTGGCTATGACCGGCACCTGCGCTACATCCGTCAGGAATACCGCAAGAACCTCAGTGCTTTCCAGCTGGCGGTGCAGCAGTATTTTCCGGAAGGCACCCAGATGACGCGCCCGACCGGCGGCTTCATTCTGTGGGTCAGTTTGCCAGGACGGGTCAATACCCAGGAACTGCACGTGCGCGCACTGCAGCAGGGCATCAGCATTGCGCCGGGGGTGATCTTCAGTAACACGGAACAGTTCAACCACTGTATTCGCCTTAACTGCGGAACGCCGTGGAACCGCGAGGCAGAGCGGGCGCTGATGACACTGGGAATGTTGGCCAACCAGTTGTGTCAGGAGACGGCGGCGGGTTTTTGA
- a CDS encoding OmpA family protein gives MSPMIRGLSCVLLVGSAALGGCASQPNSEQALQQAGSDFQKVKEDANVLRFAPKDVIRAGESLARADRLSSYWGSGADVVHYAYLSQRYSAIAREHTEQGLNAERGTKLELERQRLQLALRENKLASVQQQGKWLEEQIASLTTTQTDRGLVMTLGDVLFDTGDSELQNSANRTVLKIVQFLQLNPKRVVRIEGYTDNTGGEQENLKLSRDRAQAVADVLIDLGIDEKRIQVEGYGDQYPVEANASERGRAQNRRVEIVFSDEKGQLGAAR, from the coding sequence ATGAGCCCGATGATCCGTGGTTTGAGCTGTGTGCTGCTGGTGGGCAGCGCTGCCCTGGGCGGTTGCGCCAGCCAACCCAATAGCGAGCAGGCATTGCAGCAGGCCGGCAGTGATTTTCAGAAGGTCAAGGAAGACGCCAACGTACTGCGTTTTGCGCCTAAGGATGTGATTCGCGCCGGTGAATCCCTGGCCCGCGCTGATCGCCTGTCCAGCTACTGGGGCAGCGGTGCGGATGTGGTGCATTACGCCTACCTGAGCCAGCGCTACAGTGCCATCGCCCGCGAACACACCGAGCAAGGCCTTAACGCCGAGCGCGGTACCAAGCTCGAACTGGAGCGCCAACGCCTGCAACTGGCGCTGCGTGAAAACAAGCTGGCCAGTGTGCAGCAGCAGGGCAAGTGGCTCGAAGAGCAAATCGCCAGCTTGACCACCACCCAGACCGATCGCGGCCTGGTGATGACCTTGGGTGATGTGCTGTTCGACACCGGTGACTCGGAGCTGCAAAACTCGGCCAACCGCACTGTGTTGAAGATCGTGCAGTTCCTGCAGCTGAACCCCAAGCGCGTGGTGCGCATCGAGGGCTACACCGACAACACCGGCGGCGAACAGGAAAACCTCAAGCTGTCCCGTGATCGTGCACAGGCAGTCGCCGACGTGCTGATCGACCTGGGCATCGACGAAAAACGCATCCAGGTTGAAGGCTACGGCGACCAGTACCCCGTGGAAGCCAACGCCTCCGAACGAGGCCGCGCCCAGAACCGTCGTGTGGAAATTGTGTTCTCTGATGAGAAGGGCCAATTAGGCGCTGCGCGCTGA
- a CDS encoding DUF4398 domain-containing protein, whose product MTLRPLFAALAVVALAGCAADPAPNEQIRLTQQALEQAGAVGASTDESPELKLAEDKFARAKADMADQSYKHARMRAEQAELDARLAEAKILTRKSQEQLNVLNTRITRLRKQLQLGEAQ is encoded by the coding sequence GTGACTCTTCGACCTCTTTTCGCGGCCCTCGCCGTTGTCGCTTTGGCGGGATGTGCAGCTGATCCTGCGCCGAATGAACAAATACGCCTCACCCAGCAAGCCTTGGAGCAAGCCGGCGCCGTAGGTGCCAGCACCGATGAGTCGCCGGAACTTAAGCTGGCCGAAGACAAGTTCGCCAGGGCCAAGGCCGATATGGCTGACCAATCCTACAAGCATGCGCGTATGCGGGCCGAACAGGCCGAGCTGGACGCGCGCCTCGCCGAAGCGAAAATTCTGACCCGCAAGAGCCAGGAGCAATTGAACGTGCTCAATACCCGCATCACCCGTCTGCGTAAGCAATTGCAGTTGGGAGAAGCCCAATGA
- a CDS encoding substrate-binding periplasmic protein — MDLRPVLLALSLLPSLALAAGKCDRLVMTGSPDAPPLLWRDPQDPTHLIGATADVLQQVGKDLGLKIDLLYGGKRSVALDEVRSGRMDILADAPLNLGELETLDYIHPALVQIDYLVWTRKDSPLPYTTAADLHGHKGAVSERARLSAGFETFAAQQLSLQRLPSLTPAFQKLLLGDVDYVLAGRYSGMAMAQTLGMSNDLIARDVPVDQPGLYLAISHNSACNDPWLRGQLAKKMTELPASGAAQAALQRNLERWKAQLQQPVGTPAK; from the coding sequence ATGGATTTGCGTCCCGTACTGCTGGCTCTGTCGCTGCTGCCAAGCCTGGCGCTGGCCGCCGGTAAATGTGATCGCCTGGTGATGACCGGAAGCCCGGATGCACCGCCGCTGTTATGGCGCGACCCCCAAGACCCGACGCACCTGATCGGCGCCACCGCCGATGTGCTGCAACAAGTCGGCAAGGATCTCGGCTTGAAAATCGACCTGCTCTACGGCGGCAAACGCTCCGTGGCATTGGATGAAGTGCGCAGCGGGCGCATGGACATCCTCGCCGATGCGCCGCTGAACCTCGGCGAACTGGAAACCCTCGACTACATCCACCCGGCGCTGGTACAGATCGATTACCTGGTCTGGACTCGCAAGGATTCGCCGCTGCCCTACACCACGGCCGCCGACCTTCACGGCCATAAGGGCGCGGTATCCGAGCGTGCGCGCTTGAGTGCCGGCTTCGAGACCTTCGCCGCCCAGCAACTCAGCCTGCAACGCCTGCCCAGCTTGACGCCGGCCTTTCAGAAACTGCTGCTGGGGGATGTCGACTATGTGCTTGCCGGACGTTATTCCGGCATGGCCATGGCCCAGACATTGGGCATGAGCAACGACTTGATTGCTCGCGATGTGCCGGTCGATCAGCCTGGCCTGTACCTGGCGATTTCCCACAACTCCGCCTGCAACGATCCGTGGCTACGCGGACAGCTGGCCAAAAAGATGACAGAATTGCCCGCGTCCGGTGCCGCGCAAGCCGCATTGCAGCGCAACCTCGAACGCTGGAAAGCGCAATTGCAGCAACCCGTCGGCACCCCAGCAAAGTAA
- a CDS encoding electron transfer flavoprotein subunit alpha/FixB family protein, with amino-acid sequence MTILVIAEHDNKVLAPATLNTVAAAAKIGGDIHVLVAGQGAGAVAEAAAKIAGVSKVLLADNAAYAHQLPENVAPLVAELGAGYSHILAAATSNGKNILPRVAAQLDVDQISEIISVESADTFKRPIYAGNAIATVQSNASVKVITVRATGFDPVAAEGGSAAVEAVSAAHDAGTSSFVGEELAKSDRPELTAAKIVVSGGRGMQNGDNFKHLYALADKLGAAVGASRAAVDAGFVPNDMQVGQTGKIVAPQLYIAVGISGAIQHLAGMKDSKVIVAINKDEEAPIFQVADYGLVADLFEAVPELEKLV; translated from the coding sequence ATGACTATCTTGGTAATCGCAGAACACGACAACAAGGTGCTGGCTCCAGCGACCCTGAACACCGTGGCCGCCGCCGCTAAAATCGGTGGCGACATTCACGTGCTGGTAGCCGGCCAAGGCGCTGGCGCCGTGGCTGAAGCCGCGGCAAAAATCGCTGGCGTGAGCAAAGTGCTGCTGGCCGACAACGCCGCCTACGCTCACCAGCTGCCGGAAAACGTGGCTCCGCTGGTTGCAGAGCTGGGCGCTGGCTACAGCCACATCCTGGCTGCCGCTACCTCCAACGGTAAAAACATCCTGCCGCGCGTTGCCGCTCAGCTGGACGTTGACCAGATCTCCGAGATCATCTCGGTCGAAAGCGCCGACACCTTCAAGCGCCCGATCTACGCCGGTAACGCCATTGCCACCGTACAGTCCAACGCTTCGGTAAAAGTCATTACCGTACGTGCCACCGGTTTCGACCCGGTTGCCGCTGAAGGCGGTTCGGCTGCTGTGGAAGCCGTCTCCGCTGCTCACGACGCTGGCACTTCCAGCTTTGTCGGCGAAGAGCTGGCCAAGTCGGATCGTCCTGAACTGACCGCTGCCAAAATCGTCGTTTCCGGCGGTCGTGGCATGCAGAACGGTGACAATTTCAAGCACCTGTACGCCCTGGCCGACAAGCTGGGCGCTGCGGTCGGCGCTTCCCGCGCGGCCGTCGACGCAGGTTTCGTACCCAACGACATGCAGGTCGGCCAGACCGGCAAAATCGTTGCGCCACAGCTGTACATCGCGGTCGGTATCTCCGGCGCGATCCAGCACCTGGCCGGTATGAAAGACTCCAAAGTGATCGTAGCGATCAACAAGGACGAAGAAGCACCGATCTTCCAGGTGGCTGATTACGGCCTGGTCGCGGACTTGTTCGAAGCCGTACCCGAGTTGGAGAAGCTGGTCTAA
- a CDS encoding electron transfer flavoprotein subunit beta/FixA family protein: protein MKVLVAVKRVVDYNVKVRVKADNSGVDLANVKMSMNPFCEIAVEEAVRLKEKGVATEIVVVSIGPTTAQEQLRTALALGADRAILVESAEDLTSLAVAKLLKAVVDKEQPQLVILGKQAIDSDNNQTGQMLAALTGYGQGTFASKVEVSGDSVAVTREIDGGAQTVSLKLPAIVTTDLRLNEPRYASLPNIMKAKKKPLESVTPEALGVSTASTNKTVKVEAPAARSAGIKVKSVAELVEKLKNEAKVI, encoded by the coding sequence ATGAAGGTTCTTGTAGCTGTCAAACGCGTTGTCGATTACAACGTGAAAGTTCGCGTCAAGGCGGACAATTCCGGCGTCGACCTCGCTAACGTCAAGATGTCGATGAACCCTTTCTGCGAAATCGCCGTGGAAGAAGCCGTACGCCTGAAAGAGAAAGGCGTGGCGACTGAAATCGTCGTGGTTTCCATCGGCCCGACCACTGCTCAAGAGCAGCTGCGTACCGCCCTGGCGCTGGGCGCCGACCGTGCCATCCTGGTCGAGTCCGCTGAAGACCTGACCTCCCTGGCCGTTGCCAAGTTGCTCAAAGCCGTTGTCGACAAGGAACAGCCTCAGCTGGTGATCCTCGGCAAGCAGGCCATCGACAGTGACAACAACCAGACCGGCCAGATGCTGGCTGCGCTGACCGGTTACGGCCAGGGCACCTTCGCCTCCAAAGTCGAAGTGAGCGGCGACAGCGTCGCTGTGACCCGTGAAATCGACGGCGGCGCACAGACCGTGTCGTTGAAACTGCCGGCCATCGTCACCACCGACCTGCGTTTGAACGAGCCGCGCTACGCGTCCCTGCCAAACATCATGAAAGCCAAGAAGAAGCCGCTTGAGTCGGTCACTCCAGAAGCTTTGGGCGTTTCCACCGCCTCCACCAACAAGACCGTCAAGGTTGAAGCACCGGCTGCACGCAGCGCGGGCATCAAGGTCAAGTCGGTGGCTGAACTGGTTGAGAAACTGAAAAACGAAGCGAAGGTAATCTAA
- a CDS encoding electron transfer flavoprotein-ubiquinone oxidoreductase, with translation MEREYMEFDVVIVGAGPAGLSAACRLKQKAAEAGKEISVCVVEKGSEVGAHILSGAVFEPRALNELFPDWKELGAPLNTPVVRDDIYVLRSADTSTKVPDFFVPKTMHNEGNYIISLGNLCRWLAQQAENLGVEVYPGFAAQEALFDENGVVRGIITGDLGVDREGNPKEGVYTPGMELRGKYTLFAEGCRGHIGKQLIQRFKLDSDADAQHYGIGLKEIWEIDPAKHQPGLVVHTAGWPLDIMSNENTGGSFLYHLENNQVVVGLIVDLSYSNTFLSPFDEFQRLKHHPVLAQYLEGGKRISYGARALAKGGINSLPKMVFKGGALIGCDLGTMNVAKIKGSHTAMKSGMLAADAVAERLFAESEGGDELTNYVDSFKASWLYEELFASRNFGPAMHKFGPIIGAGFNWFDQNILGGKMPFTLHDTKPDYACLKLAKDSKKINYPKPDGKLSFDKLSSVFISGTNHEEEQPCHLKLKDPSIPIGTNLPLYDEPAQRYCPAGVYEVITQEDGEKRFQINAQNCVHCKTCDIKDPSQNITWVTPEGAGGPTYPNM, from the coding sequence GTGGAACGCGAATACATGGAATTCGACGTGGTCATCGTCGGCGCTGGCCCGGCAGGCCTGTCTGCCGCCTGCCGACTGAAGCAGAAGGCCGCCGAAGCCGGTAAAGAAATCAGCGTCTGCGTGGTCGAGAAAGGCTCCGAAGTCGGCGCACATATCCTTTCCGGTGCCGTGTTCGAACCACGTGCCCTGAACGAACTGTTCCCGGACTGGAAGGAACTCGGCGCCCCGCTCAACACCCCTGTAGTGCGCGATGACATCTATGTATTGCGCAGTGCCGACACCTCCACCAAGGTGCCGGACTTCTTTGTGCCCAAGACCATGCACAACGAAGGCAACTACATCATCTCCCTCGGCAACCTGTGCCGCTGGCTGGCCCAACAGGCCGAAAACCTGGGTGTGGAAGTCTACCCAGGCTTCGCCGCCCAGGAAGCGCTCTTCGACGAAAACGGCGTGGTCCGCGGGATCATCACCGGTGACCTCGGCGTCGACCGCGAAGGCAATCCGAAAGAAGGCGTCTACACCCCCGGCATGGAACTGCGCGGCAAGTACACGCTGTTCGCCGAAGGCTGCCGCGGCCACATCGGCAAGCAGTTAATCCAACGCTTCAAACTGGACAGCGACGCTGACGCCCAGCACTACGGCATCGGCCTCAAGGAAATCTGGGAAATCGACCCGGCCAAACACCAACCAGGCTTGGTCGTCCACACCGCCGGTTGGCCGCTGGACATCATGAGCAACGAGAACACCGGTGGCTCGTTCCTTTATCACCTGGAAAACAACCAGGTGGTGGTCGGCCTGATCGTCGACCTGTCCTACAGCAACACTTTCCTGTCGCCGTTCGATGAATTCCAGCGCCTCAAGCACCACCCGGTTCTGGCTCAGTACCTGGAAGGCGGCAAGCGCATCAGCTACGGCGCCCGCGCCCTGGCCAAAGGCGGCATCAACTCGTTGCCGAAGATGGTCTTCAAGGGCGGTGCATTGATTGGCTGTGACCTGGGCACCATGAACGTGGCCAAGATCAAAGGCAGCCACACGGCGATGAAGTCCGGCATGCTCGCGGCAGATGCCGTGGCCGAGCGCCTGTTTGCCGAATCCGAAGGCGGCGACGAGTTGACCAACTACGTCGACAGCTTCAAAGCCAGCTGGCTCTATGAAGAACTGTTCGCCAGCCGTAACTTCGGCCCGGCGATGCACAAATTCGGCCCGATCATCGGCGCCGGCTTCAACTGGTTCGACCAGAACATCCTCGGCGGCAAAATGCCGTTCACCCTGCACGACACCAAGCCGGACTACGCGTGCCTGAAGCTGGCCAAAGACAGCAAGAAGATCAATTACCCGAAACCCGACGGCAAGTTGAGCTTCGACAAGCTGAGTTCGGTGTTCATCTCCGGTACCAACCATGAAGAAGAACAGCCGTGCCACCTGAAGTTGAAAGACCCGAGCATCCCGATCGGCACCAACCTGCCGCTCTACGATGAACCGGCGCAGCGCTACTGCCCGGCCGGCGTGTATGAAGTAATCACCCAGGAAGACGGCGAGAAGCGCTTCCAGATCAACGCCCAGAACTGCGTGCACTGCAAGACCTGTGACATCAAGGACCCTTCGCAGAACATTACCTGGGTAACGCCGGAAGGCGCGGGTGGGCCGACTTATCCGAATATGTAA
- a CDS encoding AraC family transcriptional regulator produces the protein MLLTRHLDANATLVALIKGLTPRDGFSSTNLPGVQVLRASCDVARGPQIYEPSLMIVAQGSKVAYLGPRTLEYGAGHYLIQAMPVPFECETFALPNAPLYGVTVGIDRVVLGELVMAMGIQAGPPPTAQTLESMSSVVLDDAMRGCVERLLQCLHDPLESRIMGPARVRELLFTALRGPQADVLRALVEQQGQFSRIATSLNHLHAHYAEPLNIETLAGYAHMSASTFHEHFKRCTLLSPVQYLKRLRLLKAQQLLLVDGLSVAQAAHSVGYQSTSQFSREYKRYFLRNPGEERAA, from the coding sequence ATGTTGTTGACCCGCCATCTCGACGCCAACGCCACGCTGGTTGCCTTGATCAAGGGGCTGACGCCCCGCGACGGTTTTTCCTCGACCAACCTGCCGGGCGTGCAGGTCTTGCGCGCCAGTTGTGACGTGGCGCGCGGGCCACAGATTTATGAACCGAGCCTGATGATCGTCGCCCAGGGCAGCAAAGTTGCCTATCTGGGCCCGCGTACGCTGGAGTATGGCGCGGGGCACTACCTGATCCAGGCGATGCCGGTGCCCTTCGAGTGCGAGACCTTTGCCCTGCCGAATGCGCCGCTGTATGGCGTTACGGTCGGCATAGACCGCGTGGTGCTGGGCGAGTTGGTCATGGCCATGGGCATTCAGGCGGGGCCGCCGCCGACGGCGCAGACCCTGGAGTCGATGAGCTCGGTGGTGCTCGATGACGCAATGCGCGGTTGCGTCGAGCGGCTGTTGCAATGCCTGCACGATCCGCTGGAGAGCCGGATCATGGGCCCGGCGCGGGTGCGCGAGTTGTTGTTCACGGCGCTGCGCGGGCCGCAGGCGGATGTGTTGCGCGCTTTGGTGGAGCAGCAGGGGCAGTTTTCGCGAATCGCCACATCGTTGAATCACCTGCATGCCCATTACGCCGAGCCGTTGAATATCGAGACGCTGGCGGGGTATGCGCACATGAGTGCGTCGACGTTTCATGAGCATTTCAAGCGCTGCACGTTGTTGTCGCCGGTGCAGTACCTGAAGCGTCTGCGCTTGCTCAAGGCTCAACAGTTACTGCTGGTGGACGGCCTGAGCGTGGCGCAGGCGGCGCACAGCGTGGGGTATCAGAGTACGTCGCAGTTCAGTCGCGAATATAAGCGCTACTTCCTGCGCAATCCGGGTGAAGAGCGCGCGGCTTAG
- a CDS encoding NAD(P)-dependent alcohol dehydrogenase — MYTAIGYAAQSATTPLAPMSFERRSPRADDVAIEILYCGVCHSDIHQARNEWGIAVYPLMPGHEIVGKVTAVGASVTAHKVGDLVGVGCMVDSCRHCDACQADLEQYCLEGPTMTYATPDRVDGSNTMGGYSDSIVVSEHFVVKIPAKLDLASAAPILCAGITTYSPLKHYGVKAGDKVGVLGMGGLGHMGIKFAKAMGAEVTLFTRSASKAEEGRRQGADHVIVSTDAEQMKAAAGHFDFLLDTIPVQHDVNPYLDVLRFDGVHILVGLIEPVDPPVNAAKLVLGRKVLAGSLIGGIAETQEVLDFCAEHNITCDIEMLDIRQINEAYTRMIAGDVKYRFVIDMATLKA, encoded by the coding sequence ATGTATACCGCCATCGGTTATGCCGCCCAGTCGGCGACCACGCCCCTCGCCCCCATGTCCTTCGAACGTCGCAGCCCGCGCGCCGATGACGTGGCCATCGAAATCCTCTACTGCGGCGTGTGCCACTCCGACATCCACCAGGCCCGCAATGAATGGGGTATTGCCGTGTACCCGCTGATGCCGGGCCACGAGATCGTCGGCAAAGTCACCGCCGTCGGCGCCAGCGTTACCGCGCATAAAGTCGGCGACCTGGTTGGCGTCGGCTGCATGGTCGATTCGTGCCGCCACTGCGACGCCTGCCAGGCGGACCTGGAGCAATATTGCCTCGAAGGCCCGACCATGACTTACGCGACCCCGGACCGCGTCGATGGCAGCAACACCATGGGCGGCTACTCCGACAGCATCGTGGTCAGCGAACACTTCGTGGTGAAAATCCCGGCCAAGCTCGACCTGGCCAGCGCCGCGCCGATTCTCTGCGCCGGCATCACCACTTACTCGCCGCTCAAGCATTACGGCGTAAAGGCTGGCGACAAAGTTGGCGTGCTGGGCATGGGTGGCCTCGGCCACATGGGCATCAAGTTCGCCAAGGCGATGGGCGCAGAAGTGACGCTGTTCACCCGCTCCGCCAGCAAGGCCGAGGAAGGCCGTCGCCAGGGCGCCGACCATGTGATCGTGTCCACCGACGCCGAGCAGATGAAAGCCGCCGCCGGGCACTTCGACTTCCTGCTGGACACCATTCCGGTGCAGCACGACGTGAACCCCTACCTCGACGTGCTGCGCTTTGACGGCGTGCATATCCTGGTCGGTTTGATCGAGCCGGTGGACCCGCCGGTGAATGCGGCCAAGCTGGTGTTGGGGCGTAAAGTGCTGGCCGGTTCCTTGATCGGCGGCATTGCCGAAACCCAGGAAGTCCTGGATTTCTGCGCCGAGCACAACATCACCTGTGACATCGAAATGCTCGATATCCGCCAGATCAACGAGGCCTACACCCGCATGATCGCCGGTGATGTGAAGTACCGCTTTGTCATCGACATGGCGACCCTGAAGGCCTGA